The Campylobacter hyointestinalis subsp. hyointestinalis nucleotide sequence CGGTATCGAAGTTGGAAGATGCGGTATGTTTATACGCGGAATTTCTCCTGTATTTTTAGATAATAAATTTGCTGGAAGTATCGAAGTATTGTTGGATTTTTCCCGTCTTGAAAATATAGCTTGGTCGCAAGGACTAAATATATTTATCCTTTTAAATAAAAGCTTTGATAGTGATTGTATAACAAATATAGATAAGAGCTTGCTAAAGAAATACTACATACTAAATCAAAATATCGCAAATATAAATTTACTTCCGAATTTACGTAGGTTTGATTTTGAAAATTTAAATTTTATGAAATCCGGACAAGATTATTTTTACTCAAAGCTTATTATTGATATATTAAATAATAAAGTCGGTTACGTAGTGCTACACTATAGCGATAATGCCGCTTCTAGGCTAGGTTTGACTGAGTATTGAGCTTGTCTATGAGCTTTTCTTTAAAAGCTGGGATTTTGTATGTAAAAGTGCTACCTTTACCAAGCACTGAGCTTACGCTATAAATGATATTATATTTATTGCATATATTAGCGACGATGTTAAGTCCTAGTCCAAATCCGCCTGCAGATAGATCTTCTCTAGCATATCTTTGCCAGATCGCTTTTGTATCTTTTATCCCTTTACCATAATCCTTTACGCTAAAAACTACAAAACCGTCTTCTTTTGTCAAATATATCTCTATATCATTACCACTTTTTGAGTATTTTATAGCGTTTGATATGTTGTTATCACTTAGTCTAGTAAGCTCTATTTCGCTCATAAATATCTCTAAATTTGGCTCTATTTTGGATATTATTTTTATATCTTTTGAGTTTGCTATAGTTGTTAAAAACCTTACTCTTTGCTCTAAAAAATATGAAAAATTTATCGGCTTTTTCGGGAAATTTTCATAAGAATGTTTTATGAAGAACTCGACATCTTCGTAAGTCATTTTCATCTGTTTTAAAGCTGATTTGATGCGATGAGTGTTTTTATTGCGAATTTCAAGCATATCTAAATTTAAGGTTGCTACGCCAAGTGGAGTTTTTAACTCGTGCATAGCGTCGTTGAAAAACGAATTCATCATCTTTTTTTGTCTTTGATGAATTTTAAGCGTGCTTTGATATATGAAATAAATCGATATAAAAACAAGTATTATAGTGCCTATAAAAATAAGTGTACTGATAAGCCCTATCTTGTACCAATTTTGCTGTTTAGCTACTACTAAAAAGTACGTTTTTTGATCTTGCAATATAGCTGTTTTATAGTATATAAAGCCATTTTGTACTAAAACTTGAAAGTTTAAGTTCGGTGGATTTTTGCTGAGTTTTGACGTGATGATGCTCTCGTTGCTATCATAAAGTGCAAATTCATATATCAAGCTATTTTGATTGTCTAAATTTGACAAATTTTTGCTTAAAATCGCGCTCTTTTTTGCAAGCATCGCTATGTCTTTGTTTTGTTCACTTTTTATGTTTAATTTGATAGTCCAAAAACCTTGCGCTATAAAAAGAAGCATCAAGATCACAGTGGCTAGAAACGGTATTTTTACTTGATCAAACATTTATTTTATAACCAAGCCCTCTATGTGATACTATAAAATCATCGCTTGTTTTATAGCGAATATTTCGTATATGTACTCTTATACCTGCGTCATCTATATCTTTATCGTCCCAAATTTCGTATTTTATCTCGTCAATAGTGGAAAATGATCCTACTTTGCTAAGCAAAAAATCTATCAAATTTATCTCTTTTTGGCTTAAATTTATAACCGTATCGTCTTTTTTTAGCTGTTTTAATGCCGTATCGTAGTCAAATTTAGTCGCTACTTTGATGATATTTTTATCGTTTTTTGCGTAATATTTTCTCATAAGCTCATTTACGCGAAATTTAAGCTCTGCTAGATTAAACGGTTTTTTTAGATACTCGTTACAGCCGAGTTCGTAACCAGTAGTGATATCTTCTATATTTGTCAAAGACGTCATTATCATTATGGGGGTTTGTAAATTTAGACTTTTTGCATATTTTATAACATCAAATCCGGAAATTTCTGGAACTTTGATGTCCAATATCAGCAAATGATATCTGTTTGCGGATATTTTATCGCATGCTTCTACGCCGTCATTTGCTGCGTCTACCACGTATCCTAAGCTTTGTAGATACTCTTTTATGCTTATTTGGTACTCAAAATCATCTTCTAAAAGTAAAATCTTCAAAGTCGTCTCCAATTTGGCGAATTAAAATATATTCGCCAAATTTTACTGAAAAATACTAAATCTCACATAAGTGCTTGTCCAGCATACACTATATAATACCTTAGCACCACGACTCCTATCAAAACTACTACTGAGTTTATGATGATATAAAGCGGCTTATAAGCATGGTTTTTAAGAGCAGTTGCGGCTATGATGACTGGGATAAAAAGCCCGATACTTACGACTCCTATCCAAAATATCTTACCGTATAGAGCGTCACTGAGTGCCATATTTGCAAACTCTGCTGATCCACCTAGATATAATCCTAAAAATAGTATTATAAGAAGTGGTATTTCAAATAAAATAGCTCTTAGATCAAGCACTAGAAGATATTTTATACTATCTTTATTTAATGAGCCTTTGAAAAACATCATTCCGATAAGTATATTTGCTGCGATTCCACTAGAAAAACCAGATACTAAAAAGAGTATCGGCAAAATAGGAGTGTTCCATAGCGGAATTTTTTCTATAGCGCCAAGCAAAAATCCAGTATACATAGCAACGCATATAGCTAAGAAAAAAAGCATATACTCGATATTTTTTGATATTTTTGCAAAAGAACGGATAAATTTAGTAAGAGGTCTTAGAAAAGCTAAAAACTTCCATTCGTTTATCTCTTTTTCAAATATCATCATTGTAAATAAAAACGCAAACGGAGTATAAAGTAAAAGACAGATAACACCTATACTCATCACTGATTTTATATTGTAAGCTATCAAAAGCCAGTAAAAGCTTAGCGGTTTGCCAAGATCGATTATCAAAAGTCCGAGTCCAAGGCATATCGTGATAGGTCCTATTAAGGCTCCTGCTTTTACCATTGCGTCCCAGATAGAGTTTGTATTGTCTTCGTGTTTATTCCATTTGACAAGCAAGGAAACTATGATGCTTCCAGCGCTTAGTCCAGCTAAAAAAAGATAAACCGCGATCGGCCACGGCCAGTAGATCGTCTCGTATTGCGCGATGCTTCCCCACATATTATTCATAGCGTCCTCCTTTTGTGTTTTTTATAAATCCAAGGCTAGGTTTTGTATTTAAATGAGCTTTTGGATACTGGATATTTTTTCTAGCTATGAGTTTGCTAACTTCACTTTCTTCGTCTCTTGCATCTCCAAATACAAGTGCGTCTGTTGGACAGACGGTTACACAGGCTGGCTTTTTGCCCTCCATTAGTCTGTTTTCATAGCAAAACGTACATTTGCCTATGGCTTTTGTGATAGGATCTACAAATCTGGCGTCATAAGGACAGGCTAAAATGCAGTATTTACAGCTAACACAAAGTCGCTCATCTATGAGTGTTATGCCATTTTCTGTTTTAAAACTAGCTCCTGTAGGACATACACTCACGCACGGGCTATCTTCGCACATCACACAGCTTTGTCTTACAAAGTCTGTTTTGAGTTTTGGAAAAACGCCGCTCATATTTGCTCTAACTTGAAGTCTAAAAACGCCGCTAGGGACGTTATTTTCATTTCTGCATGCAACTGAGCAAGCCTGGCAGCCTATACATAAATTTTCGTCATGAACCATTACGAATTTTTTCATTTTTTACTCCTAAGCTTTGATTATATCTACGCCGACGTTTGTGACCATGGTCCCGCATATAACGCCATCATCTGGATTTAAGATAACGCTTTGGTTAGTTCCTACGCCGTTTATATTATCTAAATCTGGCGTTGCGTGACCAAATCCGTGATAGATAAACAGTGTGTCTTCTCTAATGCCCTCAGTCACCATCAAAATTGCTTTTACTTCCGCAAATTTGTT carries:
- a CDS encoding sensor histidine kinase; the protein is MFDQVKIPFLATVILMLLFIAQGFWTIKLNIKSEQNKDIAMLAKKSAILSKNLSNLDNQNSLIYEFALYDSNESIITSKLSKNPPNLNFQVLVQNGFIYYKTAILQDQKTYFLVVAKQQNWYKIGLISTLIFIGTIILVFISIYFIYQSTLKIHQRQKKMMNSFFNDAMHELKTPLGVATLNLDMLEIRNKNTHRIKSALKQMKMTYEDVEFFIKHSYENFPKKPINFSYFLEQRVRFLTTIANSKDIKIISKIEPNLEIFMSEIELTRLSDNNISNAIKYSKSGNDIEIYLTKEDGFVVFSVKDYGKGIKDTKAIWQRYAREDLSAGGFGLGLNIVANICNKYNIIYSVSSVLGKGSTFTYKIPAFKEKLIDKLNTQSNLA
- a CDS encoding response regulator transcription factor, which encodes MKILLLEDDFEYQISIKEYLQSLGYVVDAANDGVEACDKISANRYHLLILDIKVPEISGFDVIKYAKSLNLQTPIMIMTSLTNIEDITTGYELGCNEYLKKPFNLAELKFRVNELMRKYYAKNDKNIIKVATKFDYDTALKQLKKDDTVINLSQKEINLIDFLLSKVGSFSTIDEIKYEIWDDKDIDDAGIRVHIRNIRYKTSDDFIVSHRGLGYKINV
- the nrfD gene encoding NrfD/PsrC family molybdoenzyme membrane anchor subunit translates to MNNMWGSIAQYETIYWPWPIAVYLFLAGLSAGSIIVSLLVKWNKHEDNTNSIWDAMVKAGALIGPITICLGLGLLIIDLGKPLSFYWLLIAYNIKSVMSIGVICLLLYTPFAFLFTMMIFEKEINEWKFLAFLRPLTKFIRSFAKISKNIEYMLFFLAICVAMYTGFLLGAIEKIPLWNTPILPILFLVSGFSSGIAANILIGMMFFKGSLNKDSIKYLLVLDLRAILFEIPLLIILFLGLYLGGSAEFANMALSDALYGKIFWIGVVSIGLFIPVIIAATALKNHAYKPLYIIINSVVVLIGVVVLRYYIVYAGQALM
- a CDS encoding 4Fe-4S dicluster domain-containing protein, which gives rise to MKKFVMVHDENLCIGCQACSVACRNENNVPSGVFRLQVRANMSGVFPKLKTDFVRQSCVMCEDSPCVSVCPTGASFKTENGITLIDERLCVSCKYCILACPYDARFVDPITKAIGKCTFCYENRLMEGKKPACVTVCPTDALVFGDARDEESEVSKLIARKNIQYPKAHLNTKPSLGFIKNTKGGRYE